The DNA sequence AGCTTCTCCCCGTCTGCGATCAGGCCTTGCTTGATGGCCTTGGCCAGGATCTTGTCCCGGTTCAGCCCGCGCCCGTCGTCTTCGACCGTGATGCAGATGCTGCCCCCTTCATGAAAGGCATTCATGCGGATCGTGCCCAGTTCCGGCTTGCCGGCGGCGAGGCGTTCTTCCGGTGGCTCCAGCCCATGGTCGGCGGAGTTTCTGACCAGGTGCGTGAGCGGATCGCCGATCGATTCGATGACGGTTTTATCGAGTTCGGTCTCTTCGCCCGAGAGGAGGAGCTGGATCTTCTTCCCGGATTTGCCGGACAGATCGCGCACCAGTCGGGGGAAGCGGCTGAAGGTACTGCCGATGGGAAGCATGCGAATGCCCATGACCCGCTCTTGGATTTCTCGGGTATTGCGTTCCAGCTGAGCGACCCGCTCGACCAGGACGGGCAGCTGGCTCATGTCGAACCGGGTGCCCAGCGAGCTCAACATTGATTGGGTGATGACCAGCTCTCCGACCAGATTGATCAGCTTGTCGATCTTGCCGGTATCCACGCGAATCGAAGCGGCATCCCCGCCTTTCTTCGCCTGAGTGGCGGTATCGCCCTGTTTCTGCAGCGCCTGGGAGATCTGTTGGGGCGTCGCCGCGTGCTGCTCGACCAGAATCTCTCCGAGCCGCTTCTGTTGAGACAGCGCTTTGTCCAGTGTTTCGCGTGAGACCACGCCGCTTTCGACCAGGATTTCGCCTAATGGTTTAGGTTCGCTGTCTTTAGAAGTGACGGGTGACTGGTCACTGGTGACGGAAGAAGAATCTGGCTCGTGACGCGTCACGCGTCCCTGGTCGCATTCTTCAATGGTGAGTTCGCCTTCGTCCCGAACAAAATCGAAGACCCCTTCGACCACTGCCTGCTCTTTGGGCGTCTCGAGTTCCAGCGTCCAGGTCAGATAGCAGGACTCAGGATCCAGGGATTCGAATGCAGGAAACCGGCTGGTATCGAGCCGGCGCGAGACGATCGTGCCGAGGTCTTCAAGTTCGCCGATCATGCGAACGGGATCGAGCCCTCGTTGAAACAGCCAGGTCGGAGCGGCCCACCTGATGCGAAAGCGATGAAGGCCGGGTGCGGAGGAAGCCGCGGCAGAGGTAGTGGGCGATGCAGACGAGGGTGTGGAAGGCGTGCTCCCCGGAGCCTCTCCGCCTTCGGCTGCAGCAGCGAGTTGCTGTTCAAGCTGTCGCAAGAGGTCCGTATCGGGCGCCGCTCCGCCTCTGGCGGCTTCGATCAGAATCTTGAGCTGGTCAGTCGACCGTAGGAGGATGTCGGTAATCTCAGGGGTGACGGAAAATTTGCCGTTCCGCAGTTGATCCAGGAGCGTTTCCATCTTATGGGTGAACTGACCCACGGCGGTGAAGCCGAACATCCCGCTGTTCCCTTTGATGGAATGGGCGGCCCGGAAGATCCGGTTCAGGAGATCGAGATCGTCCGGACGCTGTTCGAGTTGCAGCAATCCGTCCTCGATTGCGGTGAGGTGTTCCGACGACTCTTCAAAGAAGGCGTCCTGAAATTGGGAGAGATCAGTGCTCATAAGGCCTCGTGATGCGTGAGGAGTGAAGGGTGATGTGGAGACAATGCAAGATCCGACTGATCACACATCACGGGTCACCCTTCACGGTTGTCAACCGGGTAATACTTTTTGGACGACTTTCAGCATTTGTTCGGGATTGAAGGGCTTGACGATCCAGCCGGTTGCGCCGGCGGCCTGTCCCGCTTTCTTCTTGTCATCGGCCGACTCGGTGGTGAGCATCAAGATCGGCGTGAATTTGAAGGCCGGCATCTTCCGAATCTCTTGGATGAGGGTAATGCCGTCCATCTCGGGCATATTGAGGTCGGTGACGACCAGGGCGGGTTTGGCGCCGCCGTTCAACTTGCCGACGGCTTCCTTGCCGTTGCCGGCCTCGACGATCTCATATCCCGCCCCTTTCAAGGTATAAGCGACCATTTGCCGCATGGTCGATGAGTCGTCTACGATCAACACTGTCTTTCCCATGTCATCCTCCACCCGGTGTGGCGTTATCGGTTCCGTGCGACGCGGTATCCCTGCGCATGACTGCCTAAAACAACACGATATCCTCATGGGCCGCCTGCTGGGCGGCGCCCTGATCGGTGCCCAGGTTCGTGGAATGCACCTGCCGTTCCTCCCGCATGGTGTAGCTCTGCTGGAGCTTGTGCACGTACTCCGTCGTCCCGTTGAACGACTCGGGAGCCACCCCGCGGGTGGCTGCAAGGAGATCCTCCTGCAACACTTTTAAAGGCTCGATGACATGCTCGAGTTTCTGTCGGGCGCTATCCTGGAACTGCAGGGCCATGACGATAGCGGCGATATCCTGGCCTAACCGTTCGGCGCTGAGTTGCGTGTTGCCGACATTCGAGCGCAGGGCGTCGTTCTTTTCCGTGAGGGTCTTCGTCATATGATCGAGTTTTTCCTTTGAGGCTAAGGTCTTGGTGAGGTCGATGGACGCAAGTTCCTCGACCTCGGTCATCGCCTGCTGGCTTTCTCGCTGCACATCCATGACGAGCTTCTTGATATTGATCGCGGCTTGCCCAGAACGGTTCGCGAGCTTCGTGACTTCGTCTGCCACCACGGCAAAGCCCCGTCCATGCTCCCCGGCTCGGGCTGCTTCGAT is a window from the Nitrospira sp. genome containing:
- a CDS encoding chemotaxis protein CheA, with the translated sequence MSTDLSQFQDAFFEESSEHLTAIEDGLLQLEQRPDDLDLLNRIFRAAHSIKGNSGMFGFTAVGQFTHKMETLLDQLRNGKFSVTPEITDILLRSTDQLKILIEAARGGAAPDTDLLRQLEQQLAAAAEGGEAPGSTPSTPSSASPTTSAAASSAPGLHRFRIRWAAPTWLFQRGLDPVRMIGELEDLGTIVSRRLDTSRFPAFESLDPESCYLTWTLELETPKEQAVVEGVFDFVRDEGELTIEECDQGRVTRHEPDSSSVTSDQSPVTSKDSEPKPLGEILVESGVVSRETLDKALSQQKRLGEILVEQHAATPQQISQALQKQGDTATQAKKGGDAASIRVDTGKIDKLINLVGELVITQSMLSSLGTRFDMSQLPVLVERVAQLERNTREIQERVMGIRMLPIGSTFSRFPRLVRDLSGKSGKKIQLLLSGEETELDKTVIESIGDPLTHLVRNSADHGLEPPEERLAAGKPELGTIRMNAFHEGGSICITVEDDGRGLNRDKILAKAIKQGLIADGEKLSDDQINGLIFRPGFSTADKITDVSGRGVGMDVVKKNIQALGGTVSIKTALGKGTTFTLKLPLTLAIIEGMTVRVGRESYIIPLVSILESIQPTAASVKTITGKGEVVEVRGSYHPIVRLSEAFSIEADCQDPTKAILVMLETEQERVAVMVDELLGQQQVVIKSLEKNFRKVEGIAGATILGDGTVSFILDVRGLIELSRHGLSVAA
- a CDS encoding methyl-accepting chemotaxis protein — translated: MWNEVAFAAMGVVCGALGMAGYCRRRLAIRLAEETARLEATQAKTSTRYQSAVCATLAPLVPIMNGQLQGVIAQSEQAILDLGQRFQEIAHRAKEQANESAALFSNGDEDNVDVVGETSKMLDQFVRDVAQSSTIAMSVSTTMDKMDSSTKAISGILGEITFIADQTRLLALNAAIEAARAGEHGRGFAVVADEVTKLANRSGQAAINIKKLVMDVQRESQQAMTEVEELASIDLTKTLASKEKLDHMTKTLTEKNDALRSNVGNTQLSAERLGQDIAAIVMALQFQDSARQKLEHVIEPLKVLQEDLLAATRGVAPESFNGTTEYVHKLQQSYTMREERQVHSTNLGTDQGAAQQAAHEDIVLF
- a CDS encoding response regulator, which gives rise to MGKTVLIVDDSSTMRQMVAYTLKGAGYEIVEAGNGKEAVGKLNGGAKPALVVTDLNMPEMDGITLIQEIRKMPAFKFTPILMLTTESADDKKKAGQAAGATGWIVKPFNPEQMLKVVQKVLPG